The Anoplolepis gracilipes chromosome 14, ASM4749672v1, whole genome shotgun sequence genome includes a window with the following:
- the LOC140673247 gene encoding solute carrier family 35 member F3 isoform X3, which translates to MDTSQVENGATSEERRKEGCEQQQGCTVADGRGDSASSCRTLETTGSAVGSGGGGGGGDSGTGSVQAQPTAQTRSSIHVTPTSIPVVQRPSSISTCFASCCAESAKKIYFGVCVTICVTASWVGATHCIKYLYFHKSTSDKISQTSVTTNSSTDDLHHQHITLPYDAPFFTTWFCTNWEVLYFPVYFICRAARTKCATPSEIIAESLRGFRDKGFTGGRFLLRCSLFCCLWVITNYLYILSLRILLATDVMALFATNVSCVYLLSWVILHEQFVGVRIVAVILCNTGIALLAYMDGITGSPTLGGVVLATAAAAGSAVYKVLFKKVIGETTFGQMSLFFSLIGLCNAALLWPICLALYFSGAETMHWGRLPWAALLSASILHLVANMLGNFSIALTYDLFITLGLITAVPVSAALDVIFYGAYFMGMKLAGMIFIAVGFFLVMFPDNWPDYITRLLRTTGGGQRQGGRTFLSSRAAPLQQRQQRLRSYGVIAAHGDGQTLLPMSNNNNNNNNNNNNNNNTGSGSSQSAANRHVNNSQQFSSISEIQLRRVPPSTSTSTTVVSNSYSHDPRNQQQGGAGDTGMACQTDRRAT; encoded by the exons ATGGATACGTCGCAGGTCGAAAACGGCGCGACTTCGGAGGAGAGACGTAAGGAAG GATGCGAGCAACAACAGGGTTGCACCGTCGCCGATGGACGCGGCGATTCTGCGTCCAGTTGTCGTACTTTGGAGACCACCGGAAGTGCTGTAGGaagcggcggcggtggcggcggcggcgataGCGGAACCGGAAGTGTACAAGCTCAACCGACAGCACAAACTCGGTCGTCGATTCACGTGACCCCGACTTCGATTCCGGTCGTTCAACGACCGAGCTCGATTTCGACGTGTTTCGCATCCTGCTGTGCCGAGAGCGCAAAAAAG ATATATTTCGGGGTGTGCGTGACGATATGCGTGACGGCGAGTTGGGTCGGGGCGACGCATTGCATCAAGTATTTGTATTTTCACAAGTCGACAAGCGACAAAATCTCGCAAACGTCCGTCACCACGAATTCCTCCACGGATGACTTACATCATCAGCAT ATCACCCTTCCTTACGACGCACCCTTCTTCACGACGTGGTTCTGCACCAACTGGGAAGTCCTGTATTTCCCGGTCTACTTCATCTGTCGGGCTGCCAGAACCAAGTGCGCCACCCCTTCCGAAATAATCGCCGAGAGCCTTCGCGGCTTTCGCGATAAGGGCTTCACCGGCGGCCGCTTTTTACTCAGGTGCAGCCTCTTCTGCTGCTTGTGGGTCATCACGAATTACTTGTACATACTCTCGTTGCGAATACTGTTAGCTACGGACGTAATGGCATTATTCGCGACCAATGTTTCATGCGTCTATCTGCTCTCATGGGTCATTCTTCACGAACAATTTGTGGGTGTGAGG ATAGTCGCGGTGATCCTGTGCAATACCGGCATCGCGCTCTTAGCTTATATGGACGGTATAACCGGAAGTCCGACCCTCGGAGGTGTCGTTCTTGCTACCGCAGCGGCAGCTGGCTCTGCCGTTTACAAA GTTCTCTTTAAGAAAGTAATAGGAGAAACTACGTTCGGCCAAATgtctctatttttctctctcatcgGTTTATGCAACGCCGCTTTGTTATGGCCGATTTGTCTAGCTCTTTACTTTTCCGGGGCGGAAACTATGCATTGGGGAAGATTACCGTGGGCAGCGTTACTCTCCGCCAGCATCCTCCATTTAG TTGCGAATATGCTCGGCAATTTCAGCATCGCCCTCACTTACGACCTGTTCATTACTCTTGGATTAATCACAGCTGTACCTGTGTCCGCTG CACTGGACGTTATTTTCTACGGGGCGTACTTTATGGGTATGAAATTGGCCGGCATGATCTTCATAGCAGTCGGTTTCTTCCTTGTAATGTTTCCGGATAATTGGCCCGATTATATAACGAGGCTGCTCCG tacCACGGGGGGCGGCCAACGGCAGGGTGGCAGGACTTTCCTTAGCAGTCGCGCGGCGCCTCTTCAGCAACGTCAGCAACGTCTGAGGAGCTACGGCGTAATCGCCGCTCACGGAGATGGCCAGACGCTGCTACCGATGAgtaacaacaacaacaacaacaacaacaacaacaacaacaacaacaacaccGGCAGCGGGAGCAGTCAGTCCGCAGCTAATCGACACGTTAACAACTCCCAACAGTTCAGCTCGATCTCCGAAATCCAATTACGCCGTGTCCCTCCTTCCACCTCGACTTCCACCACCGTCGTCAGCAACAGCTACTCGCACGATCCTCGTAATCAGCAGCAAG GTGGAGCAGGAGACACAGGCATGGCATGTCAGACGGATCGTCGCGCGACGTGA
- the LOC140673247 gene encoding solute carrier family 35 member F3 isoform X5, protein MGSGGVGEVPTIFHPRRSRTSNITLSDDQQTHGPFITPIQVALHAGCEQQQGCTVADGRGDSASSCRTLETTGSAVGSGGGGGGGDSGTGSVQAQPTAQTRSSIHVTPTSIPVVQRPSSISTCFASCCAESAKKIYFGVCVTICVTASWVGATHCIKYLYFHKSTSDKISQTSVTTNSSTDDLHHQHITLPYDAPFFTTWFCTNWEVLYFPVYFICRAARTKCATPSEIIAESLRGFRDKGFTGGRFLLRCSLFCCLWVITNYLYILSLRILLATDVMALFATNVSCVYLLSWVILHEQFVGVRIVAVILCNTGIALLAYMDGITGSPTLGGVVLATAAAAGSAVYKVLFKKVIGETTFGQMSLFFSLIGLCNAALLWPICLALYFSGAETMHWGRLPWAALLSASILHLVANMLGNFSIALTYDLFITLGLITAVPVSAALDVIFYGAYFMGMKLAGMIFIAVGFFLVMFPDNWPDYITRLLRWSRRHRHGMSDGSSRDVIDYRTGYIKSHLRSPSGRVR, encoded by the exons ATGGGTAGCGGAGGGGTTGGTGAGGTACCAACGATATTTCATCCCCGACGATCGCGTACGTCGAATATAACCCTCAGCGATGATCAACAGACTCATGGTCCTTTCATCACTCCTATCCAGGTTGCACTCCACGCAG GATGCGAGCAACAACAGGGTTGCACCGTCGCCGATGGACGCGGCGATTCTGCGTCCAGTTGTCGTACTTTGGAGACCACCGGAAGTGCTGTAGGaagcggcggcggtggcggcggcggcgataGCGGAACCGGAAGTGTACAAGCTCAACCGACAGCACAAACTCGGTCGTCGATTCACGTGACCCCGACTTCGATTCCGGTCGTTCAACGACCGAGCTCGATTTCGACGTGTTTCGCATCCTGCTGTGCCGAGAGCGCAAAAAAG ATATATTTCGGGGTGTGCGTGACGATATGCGTGACGGCGAGTTGGGTCGGGGCGACGCATTGCATCAAGTATTTGTATTTTCACAAGTCGACAAGCGACAAAATCTCGCAAACGTCCGTCACCACGAATTCCTCCACGGATGACTTACATCATCAGCAT ATCACCCTTCCTTACGACGCACCCTTCTTCACGACGTGGTTCTGCACCAACTGGGAAGTCCTGTATTTCCCGGTCTACTTCATCTGTCGGGCTGCCAGAACCAAGTGCGCCACCCCTTCCGAAATAATCGCCGAGAGCCTTCGCGGCTTTCGCGATAAGGGCTTCACCGGCGGCCGCTTTTTACTCAGGTGCAGCCTCTTCTGCTGCTTGTGGGTCATCACGAATTACTTGTACATACTCTCGTTGCGAATACTGTTAGCTACGGACGTAATGGCATTATTCGCGACCAATGTTTCATGCGTCTATCTGCTCTCATGGGTCATTCTTCACGAACAATTTGTGGGTGTGAGG ATAGTCGCGGTGATCCTGTGCAATACCGGCATCGCGCTCTTAGCTTATATGGACGGTATAACCGGAAGTCCGACCCTCGGAGGTGTCGTTCTTGCTACCGCAGCGGCAGCTGGCTCTGCCGTTTACAAA GTTCTCTTTAAGAAAGTAATAGGAGAAACTACGTTCGGCCAAATgtctctatttttctctctcatcgGTTTATGCAACGCCGCTTTGTTATGGCCGATTTGTCTAGCTCTTTACTTTTCCGGGGCGGAAACTATGCATTGGGGAAGATTACCGTGGGCAGCGTTACTCTCCGCCAGCATCCTCCATTTAG TTGCGAATATGCTCGGCAATTTCAGCATCGCCCTCACTTACGACCTGTTCATTACTCTTGGATTAATCACAGCTGTACCTGTGTCCGCTG CACTGGACGTTATTTTCTACGGGGCGTACTTTATGGGTATGAAATTGGCCGGCATGATCTTCATAGCAGTCGGTTTCTTCCTTGTAATGTTTCCGGATAATTGGCCCGATTATATAACGAGGCTGCTCCG GTGGAGCAGGAGACACAGGCATGGCATGTCAGACGGATCGTCGCGCGACGTGATCGATTATCGAACCGgttatataaaatcacatCTACGTTCGCCATCGGGCAGAGTTAGATGA
- the LOC140673247 gene encoding solute carrier family 35 member F3 isoform X2, with protein MGSGGVGEVPTIFHPRRSRTSNITLSDDQQTHGPFITPIQVALHAGCEQQQGCTVADGRGDSASSCRTLETTGSAVGSGGGGGGGDSGTGSVQAQPTAQTRSSIHVTPTSIPVVQRPSSISTCFASCCAESAKKIYFGVCVTICVTASWVGATHCIKYLYFHKSTSDKISQTSVTTNSSTDDLHHQHITLPYDAPFFTTWFCTNWEVLYFPVYFICRAARTKCATPSEIIAESLRGFRDKGFTGGRFLLRCSLFCCLWVITNYLYILSLRILLATDVMALFATNVSCVYLLSWVILHEQFVGVRIVAVILCNTGIALLAYMDGITGSPTLGGVVLATAAAAGSAVYKVLFKKVIGETTFGQMSLFFSLIGLCNAALLWPICLALYFSGAETMHWGRLPWAALLSASILHLVANMLGNFSIALTYDLFITLGLITAVPVSAALDVIFYGAYFMGMKLAGMIFIAVGFFLVMFPDNWPDYITRLLRTTGGGQRQGGRTFLSSRAAPLQQRQQRLRSYGVIAAHGDGQTLLPMSNNNNNNNNNNNNNNNTGSGSSQSAANRHVNNSQQFSSISEIQLRRVPPSTSTSTTVVSNSYSHDPRNQQQGMRTIRLVAKPRVPR; from the exons ATGGGTAGCGGAGGGGTTGGTGAGGTACCAACGATATTTCATCCCCGACGATCGCGTACGTCGAATATAACCCTCAGCGATGATCAACAGACTCATGGTCCTTTCATCACTCCTATCCAGGTTGCACTCCACGCAG GATGCGAGCAACAACAGGGTTGCACCGTCGCCGATGGACGCGGCGATTCTGCGTCCAGTTGTCGTACTTTGGAGACCACCGGAAGTGCTGTAGGaagcggcggcggtggcggcggcggcgataGCGGAACCGGAAGTGTACAAGCTCAACCGACAGCACAAACTCGGTCGTCGATTCACGTGACCCCGACTTCGATTCCGGTCGTTCAACGACCGAGCTCGATTTCGACGTGTTTCGCATCCTGCTGTGCCGAGAGCGCAAAAAAG ATATATTTCGGGGTGTGCGTGACGATATGCGTGACGGCGAGTTGGGTCGGGGCGACGCATTGCATCAAGTATTTGTATTTTCACAAGTCGACAAGCGACAAAATCTCGCAAACGTCCGTCACCACGAATTCCTCCACGGATGACTTACATCATCAGCAT ATCACCCTTCCTTACGACGCACCCTTCTTCACGACGTGGTTCTGCACCAACTGGGAAGTCCTGTATTTCCCGGTCTACTTCATCTGTCGGGCTGCCAGAACCAAGTGCGCCACCCCTTCCGAAATAATCGCCGAGAGCCTTCGCGGCTTTCGCGATAAGGGCTTCACCGGCGGCCGCTTTTTACTCAGGTGCAGCCTCTTCTGCTGCTTGTGGGTCATCACGAATTACTTGTACATACTCTCGTTGCGAATACTGTTAGCTACGGACGTAATGGCATTATTCGCGACCAATGTTTCATGCGTCTATCTGCTCTCATGGGTCATTCTTCACGAACAATTTGTGGGTGTGAGG ATAGTCGCGGTGATCCTGTGCAATACCGGCATCGCGCTCTTAGCTTATATGGACGGTATAACCGGAAGTCCGACCCTCGGAGGTGTCGTTCTTGCTACCGCAGCGGCAGCTGGCTCTGCCGTTTACAAA GTTCTCTTTAAGAAAGTAATAGGAGAAACTACGTTCGGCCAAATgtctctatttttctctctcatcgGTTTATGCAACGCCGCTTTGTTATGGCCGATTTGTCTAGCTCTTTACTTTTCCGGGGCGGAAACTATGCATTGGGGAAGATTACCGTGGGCAGCGTTACTCTCCGCCAGCATCCTCCATTTAG TTGCGAATATGCTCGGCAATTTCAGCATCGCCCTCACTTACGACCTGTTCATTACTCTTGGATTAATCACAGCTGTACCTGTGTCCGCTG CACTGGACGTTATTTTCTACGGGGCGTACTTTATGGGTATGAAATTGGCCGGCATGATCTTCATAGCAGTCGGTTTCTTCCTTGTAATGTTTCCGGATAATTGGCCCGATTATATAACGAGGCTGCTCCG tacCACGGGGGGCGGCCAACGGCAGGGTGGCAGGACTTTCCTTAGCAGTCGCGCGGCGCCTCTTCAGCAACGTCAGCAACGTCTGAGGAGCTACGGCGTAATCGCCGCTCACGGAGATGGCCAGACGCTGCTACCGATGAgtaacaacaacaacaacaacaacaacaacaacaacaacaacaacaacaccGGCAGCGGGAGCAGTCAGTCCGCAGCTAATCGACACGTTAACAACTCCCAACAGTTCAGCTCGATCTCCGAAATCCAATTACGCCGTGTCCCTCCTTCCACCTCGACTTCCACCACCGTCGTCAGCAACAGCTACTCGCACGATCCTCGTAATCAGCAGCAAGGTATGAGAACTATCAGGCTGGTGGCGAAGCCACGCGTGCCGCggtaa
- the LOC140673247 gene encoding solute carrier family 35 member F3 isoform X1, translated as MGSGGVGEVPTIFHPRRSRTSNITLSDDQQTHGPFITPIQVALHAGCEQQQGCTVADGRGDSASSCRTLETTGSAVGSGGGGGGGDSGTGSVQAQPTAQTRSSIHVTPTSIPVVQRPSSISTCFASCCAESAKKIYFGVCVTICVTASWVGATHCIKYLYFHKSTSDKISQTSVTTNSSTDDLHHQHITLPYDAPFFTTWFCTNWEVLYFPVYFICRAARTKCATPSEIIAESLRGFRDKGFTGGRFLLRCSLFCCLWVITNYLYILSLRILLATDVMALFATNVSCVYLLSWVILHEQFVGVRIVAVILCNTGIALLAYMDGITGSPTLGGVVLATAAAAGSAVYKVLFKKVIGETTFGQMSLFFSLIGLCNAALLWPICLALYFSGAETMHWGRLPWAALLSASILHLVANMLGNFSIALTYDLFITLGLITAVPVSAALDVIFYGAYFMGMKLAGMIFIAVGFFLVMFPDNWPDYITRLLRTTGGGQRQGGRTFLSSRAAPLQQRQQRLRSYGVIAAHGDGQTLLPMSNNNNNNNNNNNNNNNTGSGSSQSAANRHVNNSQQFSSISEIQLRRVPPSTSTSTTVVSNSYSHDPRNQQQGGAGDTGMACQTDRRAT; from the exons ATGGGTAGCGGAGGGGTTGGTGAGGTACCAACGATATTTCATCCCCGACGATCGCGTACGTCGAATATAACCCTCAGCGATGATCAACAGACTCATGGTCCTTTCATCACTCCTATCCAGGTTGCACTCCACGCAG GATGCGAGCAACAACAGGGTTGCACCGTCGCCGATGGACGCGGCGATTCTGCGTCCAGTTGTCGTACTTTGGAGACCACCGGAAGTGCTGTAGGaagcggcggcggtggcggcggcggcgataGCGGAACCGGAAGTGTACAAGCTCAACCGACAGCACAAACTCGGTCGTCGATTCACGTGACCCCGACTTCGATTCCGGTCGTTCAACGACCGAGCTCGATTTCGACGTGTTTCGCATCCTGCTGTGCCGAGAGCGCAAAAAAG ATATATTTCGGGGTGTGCGTGACGATATGCGTGACGGCGAGTTGGGTCGGGGCGACGCATTGCATCAAGTATTTGTATTTTCACAAGTCGACAAGCGACAAAATCTCGCAAACGTCCGTCACCACGAATTCCTCCACGGATGACTTACATCATCAGCAT ATCACCCTTCCTTACGACGCACCCTTCTTCACGACGTGGTTCTGCACCAACTGGGAAGTCCTGTATTTCCCGGTCTACTTCATCTGTCGGGCTGCCAGAACCAAGTGCGCCACCCCTTCCGAAATAATCGCCGAGAGCCTTCGCGGCTTTCGCGATAAGGGCTTCACCGGCGGCCGCTTTTTACTCAGGTGCAGCCTCTTCTGCTGCTTGTGGGTCATCACGAATTACTTGTACATACTCTCGTTGCGAATACTGTTAGCTACGGACGTAATGGCATTATTCGCGACCAATGTTTCATGCGTCTATCTGCTCTCATGGGTCATTCTTCACGAACAATTTGTGGGTGTGAGG ATAGTCGCGGTGATCCTGTGCAATACCGGCATCGCGCTCTTAGCTTATATGGACGGTATAACCGGAAGTCCGACCCTCGGAGGTGTCGTTCTTGCTACCGCAGCGGCAGCTGGCTCTGCCGTTTACAAA GTTCTCTTTAAGAAAGTAATAGGAGAAACTACGTTCGGCCAAATgtctctatttttctctctcatcgGTTTATGCAACGCCGCTTTGTTATGGCCGATTTGTCTAGCTCTTTACTTTTCCGGGGCGGAAACTATGCATTGGGGAAGATTACCGTGGGCAGCGTTACTCTCCGCCAGCATCCTCCATTTAG TTGCGAATATGCTCGGCAATTTCAGCATCGCCCTCACTTACGACCTGTTCATTACTCTTGGATTAATCACAGCTGTACCTGTGTCCGCTG CACTGGACGTTATTTTCTACGGGGCGTACTTTATGGGTATGAAATTGGCCGGCATGATCTTCATAGCAGTCGGTTTCTTCCTTGTAATGTTTCCGGATAATTGGCCCGATTATATAACGAGGCTGCTCCG tacCACGGGGGGCGGCCAACGGCAGGGTGGCAGGACTTTCCTTAGCAGTCGCGCGGCGCCTCTTCAGCAACGTCAGCAACGTCTGAGGAGCTACGGCGTAATCGCCGCTCACGGAGATGGCCAGACGCTGCTACCGATGAgtaacaacaacaacaacaacaacaacaacaacaacaacaacaacaacaccGGCAGCGGGAGCAGTCAGTCCGCAGCTAATCGACACGTTAACAACTCCCAACAGTTCAGCTCGATCTCCGAAATCCAATTACGCCGTGTCCCTCCTTCCACCTCGACTTCCACCACCGTCGTCAGCAACAGCTACTCGCACGATCCTCGTAATCAGCAGCAAG GTGGAGCAGGAGACACAGGCATGGCATGTCAGACGGATCGTCGCGCGACGTGA
- the LOC140673247 gene encoding solute carrier family 35 member F3 isoform X4, producing the protein MGSGGVGEVPTIFHPRRSRTSNITLSDDQQTHGPFITPIQVALHAGCEQQQGCTVADGRGDSASSCRTLETTGSAVGSGGGGGGGDSGTGSVQAQPTAQTRSSIHVTPTSIPVVQRPSSISTCFASCCAESAKKIYFGVCVTICVTASWVGATHCIKYLYFHKSTSDKISQTSVTTNSSTDDLHHQHITLPYDAPFFTTWFCTNWEVLYFPVYFICRAARTKCATPSEIIAESLRGFRDKGFTGGRFLLRCSLFCCLWVITNYLYILSLRILLATDVMALFATNVSCVYLLSWVILHEQFVGVRIVAVILCNTGIALLAYMDGITGSPTLGGVVLATAAAAGSAVYKVLFKKVIGETTFGQMSLFFSLIGLCNAALLWPICLALYFSGAETMHWGRLPWAALLSASILHLVANMLGNFSIALTYDLFITLGLITAVPVSAALDVIFYGAYFMGMKLAGMIFIAVGFFLVMFPDNWPDYITRLLRNVVLMSHSARWSRRHRHGMSDGSSRDVIDYRTGYIKSHLRSPSGRVR; encoded by the exons ATGGGTAGCGGAGGGGTTGGTGAGGTACCAACGATATTTCATCCCCGACGATCGCGTACGTCGAATATAACCCTCAGCGATGATCAACAGACTCATGGTCCTTTCATCACTCCTATCCAGGTTGCACTCCACGCAG GATGCGAGCAACAACAGGGTTGCACCGTCGCCGATGGACGCGGCGATTCTGCGTCCAGTTGTCGTACTTTGGAGACCACCGGAAGTGCTGTAGGaagcggcggcggtggcggcggcggcgataGCGGAACCGGAAGTGTACAAGCTCAACCGACAGCACAAACTCGGTCGTCGATTCACGTGACCCCGACTTCGATTCCGGTCGTTCAACGACCGAGCTCGATTTCGACGTGTTTCGCATCCTGCTGTGCCGAGAGCGCAAAAAAG ATATATTTCGGGGTGTGCGTGACGATATGCGTGACGGCGAGTTGGGTCGGGGCGACGCATTGCATCAAGTATTTGTATTTTCACAAGTCGACAAGCGACAAAATCTCGCAAACGTCCGTCACCACGAATTCCTCCACGGATGACTTACATCATCAGCAT ATCACCCTTCCTTACGACGCACCCTTCTTCACGACGTGGTTCTGCACCAACTGGGAAGTCCTGTATTTCCCGGTCTACTTCATCTGTCGGGCTGCCAGAACCAAGTGCGCCACCCCTTCCGAAATAATCGCCGAGAGCCTTCGCGGCTTTCGCGATAAGGGCTTCACCGGCGGCCGCTTTTTACTCAGGTGCAGCCTCTTCTGCTGCTTGTGGGTCATCACGAATTACTTGTACATACTCTCGTTGCGAATACTGTTAGCTACGGACGTAATGGCATTATTCGCGACCAATGTTTCATGCGTCTATCTGCTCTCATGGGTCATTCTTCACGAACAATTTGTGGGTGTGAGG ATAGTCGCGGTGATCCTGTGCAATACCGGCATCGCGCTCTTAGCTTATATGGACGGTATAACCGGAAGTCCGACCCTCGGAGGTGTCGTTCTTGCTACCGCAGCGGCAGCTGGCTCTGCCGTTTACAAA GTTCTCTTTAAGAAAGTAATAGGAGAAACTACGTTCGGCCAAATgtctctatttttctctctcatcgGTTTATGCAACGCCGCTTTGTTATGGCCGATTTGTCTAGCTCTTTACTTTTCCGGGGCGGAAACTATGCATTGGGGAAGATTACCGTGGGCAGCGTTACTCTCCGCCAGCATCCTCCATTTAG TTGCGAATATGCTCGGCAATTTCAGCATCGCCCTCACTTACGACCTGTTCATTACTCTTGGATTAATCACAGCTGTACCTGTGTCCGCTG CACTGGACGTTATTTTCTACGGGGCGTACTTTATGGGTATGAAATTGGCCGGCATGATCTTCATAGCAGTCGGTTTCTTCCTTGTAATGTTTCCGGATAATTGGCCCGATTATATAACGAGGCTGCTCCG AAACGTAGTCCTCATGAGTCACAGTGCAAG GTGGAGCAGGAGACACAGGCATGGCATGTCAGACGGATCGTCGCGCGACGTGATCGATTATCGAACCGgttatataaaatcacatCTACGTTCGCCATCGGGCAGAGTTAGATGA
- the Gfzf gene encoding glutathione S-transferase D6 — translation MKLYSVSDGPPSLACQQLLKALDIKYELINVDFGKGEFLTKEYEELNPQKEIPTLVDDDLIMGESNAILQYLADQYDTNGKLYPKEPKLRAIVNHRLCFNLAVYYRNISEYVMAPIYYDYQRTPLGLKKMKIALDIFNTYLQRENSTYAAGNNLSIADFPLITATMCLEAIDFKLDAWPYVEKWYKNFKHEHPDLWEVAVDGMREISYFEKHPPDFNADHPIHPVRKSA, via the exons ATGAAACTATATTCTGTTTCGGACGGTCCACCGTCTCTCGCATGTCAGCAGCTATTGAAGGCTTTAGATATCAAGTATGAATTGATCAACGTGGATTTTGGGAAAGGCGAATTTTTGACTAAAGAGTACGAAGAG CTAAATCCACAAAAGGAGATACCTACTCTAGTCGACGATGATCTTATAATGGGCGAAag CAATGCTATTCTGCAATATCTAGCCGACCAATATGATACGAACGGTAAACTGTATCCGAAAGAGCCGAAACTGCGCGCAATTGTCAATCATCGTCTGTGCTTTAATTTGGCGGTCTATTACCGTAATATTTCCGAATATGTT ATGGCACCTATATACTACGATTATCAACGCACGCCATTAGgtctgaaaaaaatgaaaattgcaCTGGATATTTTTAACACGTATTTGCAACGCGAAAACTCCACATATGCGGCTGGCa ataatttatcTATCGCCGATTTTCCGCTAATAACTGCGACAATGTGTTTGGAGGCTATTGATTTCAAGTTGGATGCTTGGCCTTATGTGGAGAAATGgtacaaaaatttcaaacacgAGCATCCTGATCTTTGGGAAGTCGCGGTGGATGGGATGCGGGAGATCAGTTATTTTGAGAAACATCCGCCTGATTTCAACGCAGATCATCCGATACATCCGGTGCGCAAGAGCGCATGA